In the Gossypium arboreum isolate Shixiya-1 chromosome 10, ASM2569848v2, whole genome shotgun sequence genome, one interval contains:
- the LOC108488313 gene encoding secreted RxLR effector protein 161-like: protein MDDVLLAIDDEVVVGMLGRYQSNLDIDHWRAAKKVLRYLKETKGYMLTYKRLDNLEVIGYYDSDFVSYVDSRKSTSSYIFMFVGGAISWRSVKQSLTTTSTMEVEFVSCFKVNLLGAWLKSFISRLRLVDSISRPLVIYCDNSVAAFMAKNNKSRS from the exons ATGGATGACGTTTTACTTGCAATAGATGACGAGG TTGTAGTTGGAATGTTGGGAAGATATCAGAGTAATCTAGATATTGACCATTGGAGAGCTGCAAAAAAAGTTTTGAGATATCTTAAAGAGACAAAGGGCTACATGCTTACGTACAAACGATTAGACAATTTGGAGGTGATTGGCTACTACGACTCAGACTTTGTCAGCTATGTTGATTCACGTAAATCAACATCAAGTTACATATTTATGTTTGTTGGCGGAGCTATATCTTGGAGGAGCGTCAAGCAGTCTCTAACTACTACTTCCACTATGGAGGTTGAGTTTGTTTCATGTTTTAAGGTTAACTTACTTGGAGCATGGTTGAAGAGTTTCATATCTAGACTTAGACTTGTAGATTCGATTTCTAGGCCATTGGTGATATATTGTGATAATTCAGTTGCTGCCTTTATGGCTAAAAACAACAAAAGTCGAAGTTGA
- the LOC108487484 gene encoding uncharacterized protein LOC108487484, with protein sequence MFDFGDELTIEGYRIPWLIWIQILVLFLLILLLYCFSSPFALDLSDGSSSASASLSSQSHLDKMPALHHTSTLVSARFQVGEEEQSIKGEIGPERSKGIIRGAEDSVEMEECGTKETGHQNCYHPCHYLSLAKLAFLKCLGLDSLSEPSSKSNEQTKPR encoded by the exons atgtttgattttggagATGAACTAACCATCGAAGGCTACAGAATTCCATGGCTAATTTGGATCCAAATACTCGTACTCTTCCTTCTAATACTTCTTCTCTATTGCTTCAGCAGCCCCTTCGCTTTGGATCTCTCCGATGGCTCCTCCTCCGCTTCCGCTTCCCTTTCCTCCCAATCCCACTTGGATAAAATGCCTGCTCTTCATCATACTTCAACGCTTGTCTCCGCTCGTTTCCAG GTTGGAGAAGAAGAGCAGAGTATAAAGGGTGAAATAGGCCCAGAAAGAAGCAAAGGAATAATAAGAGGAGCAGAAGATAGTGTAGAAATGGAGGAATGTGGAACCAAAGAAACTGGACATCAAAATTGTTATCATCCATGTCACTATCTTAGCCTTGCTAAGCTTGCATTTCTCAAGTGTTTGGGTCTTGATTCCTTGTCTGAACCTAGTTCAAAATCTAATGAGCAAACAAAACCAAGATAG
- the LOC108488311 gene encoding protein MIZU-KUSSEI 1: MADSRPNTGNGNSRDGSTAPPPNPSTPKAPSSPQPFSLIQPSELQSKKQKRKVLRAFRSVFRAFPIITPACKFPTSPGLQTDSHISISGIRVTGTLFGYRKGKVSLSIQESPKCLPSLVIEFSLQTNALQKELSAGMVRIALECEKRCGKEQVKLFDEPLWTMFCNGKKTGHGVKREATAEDLHVMELLKAVSMGAGVLPGNSETEGVDGELAYIRAFFDRVVGSKDCETLYMLSPDGNTGPELCIFLVRM; this comes from the coding sequence ATGGCGGACTCTAGGCCTAACACCGGCAACGGCAACTCCAGGGACGGATCCACTGCCCCACCACCCAACCCTTCTACCCCCAAAGCTCCTTCATCTCCACAACCCTTCTCCCTTATCCAACCATCCGAATTACAGTCCAAGAAACAAAAACGCAAAGTCCTTCGAGCTTTCCGTTCAGTTTTCCGGGCTTTCCCCATCATCACTCCCGCATGCAAGTTCCCCACCAGCCCTGGTTTACAAACCGACTCTCACATCAGCATCTCGGGGATTCGAGTAACCGGAACTTTGTTCGGGTATCGTAAAGGCAAAGTTAGCCTTTCGATTCAAGAGAGCCCCAAGTGTCTCCCTTCTTTAGTCATTGAGTTTTCCTTGCAAACCAACGCGTTACAAAAGGAACTCAGCGCGGGCATGGTGAGAATCGCTTTAGAATGCGAAAAACGATGTGGGAAAGAGCAAGTTAAGCTATTCGATGAGCCTTTGTGGACGATGTTTTGCAACGGGAAAAAGACAGGCCACGGGGTTAAACGAGAGGCGACGGCGGAGGATTTGCACGTTATGGAGCTTCTCAAGGCGGTTTCAATGGGGGCTGGGGTTTTGCCGGGGAATTCTGAAACTGAGGGTGTTGATGGAGAGTTGGCCTATATTAGAGCCTTTTTCGATCGAGTCGTTGGCTCCAAGGATTGCGAGACCCTTTACATGTTGAGCCCCGATGGAAATACTGGTCCTGAGCTCTGTATATTTCTCGTCAGGATGTGA